ATTAAGTAAGGAACTTGATGAACTCTTAgcgtaattgtattttttcagaAAATCCGATTGGAACGAAACACGTATACCCATGTCATGCAAGTATTCAACGCAAAGCTGTTATTGGATATTGGaatgcaataattttattgatgtgAGTAGAAAATGATGACTCAATGAGAACTCGTGAATTATGTGCTTAATCATCTCATGTTAGAcggcgaaggaaaacgtcgtaaggaaacctgccaCTTGTTTCCACTAACTTGGATCAGAGTGTTGAAAGCTGAAAACCCTGTCGAGGTAAAGTCGAGCGAGTCAATGAATTCTAGTTACCTAAAATCCAAAGATGGTAGCAGAGTTTTGCTCCGTTACTCCTTTGTGTGATTTTTACCGATCTAATTGGGTTAGATTGCCATCTAATTGTGTTGTTAGAGTGCGGTTACAAATAGCACACCAGTGATCTCAAACTCTCGTTGCATTATAACACATTCCggttaaatgttgaaaatggcTTCCATGGCAGAGCTTCAGAACTTTCATTGAAATATGCTTTTGTTCCCAACTGAGCTAATGAAGACAACAAGTAAATTGTATTCAACACCAGTATCGTTTTGACGTGAACTGCCTAAATGGGAAACAAGTTTACTgatatttgtttacaaataacGTTGCAAACTTAAGAGACAGCAACTATGAGTACctatgaaatacaaaaaaaatcgcgTGTGTCACGGGACGCCCTAGAAAATTGAtaactaatctaagttgaactatttaatattgaaattgtttaaattgaGAAAAGCTAAGCTTATTACttagattttatgtttattaatattataatttaaggaaaggttatttattcattaattataaatgtctgTCTGAAATACGGCTAGCTCTGTGGGTCAGAGTGAGAAAGGAGGAGCCTGCCTACCGTGGcagtatgcgtaagagaaagggaagccagacagactggcgccgtaacgcgttacgtaacgaagcggttagCCCtctcataagaagttatcactacaaaaattataattttaagtatctaagtacaataaaatttattaccgtTCAAATAAAACCAACATTTGACAGTATTACATCCACTCGCCATACGATGTCGCAAACATAATGTTACCACCGTCCTCCACATACCCGTCACTCAACCGGTTCTCGGAGCTGACGACCATGGAGACCCAAGCGGGGCCGGGAGTCAGAGAACTATCGCCACGTACAAGACACTGCCTTTACACCAGTGAACCAACGAGGGAATCTAGAAGGGTGAgttgtattttatatgacatagGATAGGATCGACTCCAGGccgttttagaaataaataatttatcgttgTAATCAtgaatatctgaaaaaaaatcccgctgagtttctttcgccgattctttTCAGGTCTAAGGTGTttctttccaaaccggtggtagaattttgacaTACAATGAGAAAGTGCAATGGAGCATTACACCTCatgttatgatattattttaagataaaatcgtTTTTCCAACTTCTAACGAGAAAAAATATCGGAGttcaaataatatagtattttgtaCACGATATTATATTGTTCGTAGTGCCCAAATTGGAGAAATCctagataaatatatctatttatctatatacGCCCTAGAGGTACCCCTAGGTACCTCTAGGGCGTGATACCTAGAGGTACCCCTCGAAACTCAGAAACGAAGTGGGTACctctggtttttagtgggtattccggtgagTTGAGGCGCACCAGGTGTTCTCATCACCGGCTAGTTCCAAATACGTACGGCTTCACGTGGGGCGCGAAAGAGCATTTTCCCAGCGAAAAAAAAGGTAACTGCTGGTGTCCGATATAACAAAACTGTCTTATATAAGACTTCAAGCCTGAGTTCTAAGGTCAAAACCCCAAGAGCTaatagaaacatttatttttcaattgataTATTCTCAGTGTCCATCCGGAGTTTGGAAATTGATGTTGTTTACACTCCCGTACCTCGGATTGCACTTTAAACCGACCTGTGCTTGAACTGTTTGCATCGTATCAGATTCGCTTTAAGATTATGAGTGTGTTGGATAGATAGTGCACCAgtttttgcgcacacacttgggCACTATAGTGTCATACGATCTTCTTCGCCGTGGACGAAATTCTTTAGTGACGATTTCATTCTAAAAGTGTTATAGAGACGAATTAGACGTAACAAATGTTTTTccaaattagaatattttgcgtaattattaattttttgtacataatacaCAGGTGTACAGCACCAACATATGCCGTCAAGACTGCAGAGGTCGATTGGCGTTGAAACTGTGCGGCTGCCAGCCCTTCTATTATTTCTACGATGGTAAcgttgattattaataataaagttaatactACTTATTATTGCCCAGCTAATGGTGGCGTTAAGCGTTGGCGGCACCGGCTACCGCCGATGTTCTCGCGTCTAAAGATGCTTCACAAAAATCTTTTACAACTtattcaaagtttatttatgcgcagttattactattttattgatACGCTTGAGTATTTATCCGTAGTCTTAGAATTGCTAGTAGAGTCTAGCTATGGGGCAAACCAGGTTTTAAAGAACTGGAATCCAAAGCTATATAGATTTAAACAGAAGGTTCGTTTAACAATCTCTCTTATAAATTAGTGTTAATTTCAGCTCATTCCatttatcgtttaatttttgacggggaaattaatattttcgactTAAAGTCATCCAATAAACCAGATCTTACTGTTAGAATCGACATTGACTTTATCTTTGAAGCCAGGTCTTGTTGGTAATATCTTAAACTTTCCGTAGAATCTTCTCTAAGTTGAATTTTTATCCCACTCAGTGATAGCTTCACGATTccttaatcttttattttgttaaattgtttcACTGTGGTAATTCAACAGACGGTCCCGCCTGTACACCAGCGGGGATGTGGTGCCTGGCTAAACACTTCCATCGTCTCGCTACCTTCGACAGCGTTAAATGTATTTGCAACCAGCAGTGCCTTGACTCTGTCTTCAGGGAAGTCTCCAAGGAGGAACAGATTTGGTCAGATTTATTTTCACCTACAAGAATTGAGCAAAGAAttacttttcataatatttagttaaagaaTGATGTGCCTTATTCAATCGTTTGTAAAACCAGCGATGCTAGAAATCAATACATcactatttaagtatttatctaGACACCCATTAAACAATGGTTATAAGGCCTAGGCTCCGACCTTCGCGCGAGTGCAATGTCCACATGACACGTTTATATCGTGATCTATTTATTAAAGTGGTGCACACTTGTTACATGAGGTGAATATTAACCGACGATTCTGAATTCAAACTCGAAGCAAACACCACTGAAATCATGTgctccatttttatttataatttatcttatgcttggtggtgaaggaaaacataatgAAAAAATCTGCACTGCAATTTGTTTGACCTATGTTTGCTAAGTTCGGACAGGGGCCCGTTCCAGACTAGAGATGCGATGGAAATATATTTGGGATCATATCATTTCTTGTTGGTATGTccttgtgctagcccgtctgggtaggtatcacccactcatcagatattctactgtcaaacaacagtacctagctttgttgtgttccggtttaaagggtgattaagccagtgtaactacaggcacaagggacatatcttaGTTGTGGAATACACTTTATACAGTGTCTTACTGGAGTTTGTTTGACCAATGTTTGCTACGTAGGGACAGGGGCCCGTTCCAGTCTCGTGGTGCGATGCGGCTGACGGTTCGGCCACCACGAGCGCGATACTCGCGGTACATCGTGTTTCATCTACAGGACCTAATTGGTAAGCATTTTAAAATCAGTccatactaatatcataaatgcgaaagcaactctgtctgttggtctttataaaccactgaaccgattatgtttataattggtATGAAGCTTAAACTCCGAGGAAAGCCATAGACTGTTTAATGTTTACTGACACCTAAAACTCGATCGCAGCCGGGGgcataattagtaattaataattacgcaGTATATGGTATATGAATACATACAGGAGATACTCTCCTGGGAGGGAGTTGGGGGTACCATTTTGAACAAGAGCATATTGACGTTTCCCATCACAGACTTTGGAACAGAAGCAATACAGTATTAGTTATTGATATCATGACACCCTGAGtgatttttatcatctatatattagTGTCGTTCGGCGGTGCCGCTGGTCTGTTCCTCGGAGCCAGCTTCATCAGCTTCGTGGAGATAACCTACTTCATACTGGAAGGGATTTTACGATACAGACGTGACGACACGAAGGTGTTGGTAAGATGAATTGcttcactttaatttaaaataatcctgTTAATTACGAGGCATGTCAAAAGTCGAGTGATTACATTTAGTTTATTTGGATTGATTGTTTGATGACCATGAGCTGTCTaaatgaccgcgtggaatagtGACAAGAATTATAGCGGCATATCCCCGTTGAATCGctattccgatcctctgggagACATTTTCTGCCACGGACAACCACTCTATGGAACCACTTTTCTGcagtttgataaaataatttagatatttaattaactaaatccATAAAATATTGTCAACAGGTGCAAAAACGAAGCGAGCCTTACGAAAACCGAATCAAAGaacttgatattattataagagaACATCAAACGAAtcgtgtatattaaatttagaaagatatcatttaaattataaggatAAACTGAATTGCACACCCTCATGTAATATTTTTGCacatttgtttaataaagtttatctttTCCATTATATTCTCAAACTTATGGTaactatattgttttatgtttatgctATAAGTGGCCAACGAGCACGAGGCTcaactgatggaaagtgattggTGGTAATCATCCTTTAGGAAGAAGACTCTACTTCAAGGTTCCCGAATCATGTAGAAGATACAGAGTGATCCAATATCTCTGCGCGAAGTCAAAAGATCAATCAGGTCGGAAAGAGCTCAGTCACAGTAACATGTGAGATTACTGCTGCTCTTTTATTGGGTGTTCCGGGGTACAAGGGCGCACTAGGCGTCCAGAGCACCACCGAGTTCCACGTACTTCGGATCTGGGAGTAAATGGAGAGATGTGAGAGGAGAAATATGTAACGTGATTTTACTGGAGCCAGGTTTAAAGAATTGCAGGCAATGTGGCCCAAAGGAGTGGAGGCCCTGGAGCAACAGAGGATCGTAGGCCCTGATTActgttttacaaattaatttgaaaattttattttctgtcagtaagcaaaaatttatttacttagttcAGTTTTTcagtatttagtaaaattaatataatttgaccacatatatatataaatatatattacatggaTATAGaagtaggggacgaccaaagaaacgatggatggattgtgcgaaagacgatatggctggaaagaatgttacttgtgagatgacgtccgacagaggagtatggaagaagacatgctgcgccgaccccaagtaaaattggaatGAGGGATGATGATTATTGggatgataatatatattacagtataatTGTCAACTCGTCGGAATTTCTGTAGTGGGCCCCTCTCTTTTGGAGGCCCCTCTCTTTTGGAGCATTAACTGTAATTGTCTTAAttgaaaaactaattatttatctgtaataGTTCAGCTGCTGATCTTCAACCAGTTGAAGTTGAACGAATTTTACTTTAATCGTAACTAAGAACATCGCAAGTGTTCAACATTACGTTGAATTTCAAGCTGTAGGATCGACAAgtgccattcatttattacgtaagacaaTTTTCCTTTGTTTTTGACCCCCTCTCCccctattataagaaaaaataagaataggctGAGCCCCTCACCCctgtttaatagttattaagtaagaatctaatagaaaaaaaggaatacacgtttggtttatttatttatttatatatttaatgtttatgttacaAAGCATcaatttgttgaaatatttattcgtaatgTCAAAGGTACTAATAATCTTCATTTTTTAGCCCGCCCGTCGCCATGGAAATGGAAATATCGTTTTATACCTATACGCATCCAAGCGAACCTCGACAATCgaacctttttcaaataattttaactttgcgcaTTTTTTGATCCTACGTAAGAATTATGCAGACTCCTCCACatccccttgtaagaaaacataagacatggtcgACCCCCTTccccctaaatcgtcttacgtaataaatgaatggcccaaAATGAAATCAGTTCATCCGTTTAGGAGACTACGATGTCACAGACAGACATGAttcatttataaactttttgcGCCGGGCTTAGTGGAAGTAGGGCTATTATttaacgtgttttttttatgtaatagacaatcggacgggcaaatgggtcacctgatggtaggtggtcactcCCGTCCGTAGACATTGATgaaatattactattacaaaaaataacaaaaaaacaaaataaactttattgactTAAGGATTACATTACAAACAAGTTGCAAGGGCCCCTGTACTAGGTGCAAACCCGTATTACTGGGTGCCCCGCTCATCCACCAGGACAACTAGAAAGTCAACAATGACTTTGTTACAACTAGAaaagtgtgtgtatgtgtgtgtgtgtgtgagtgtgtgtgtgtgtgtgtgtatgtgtatgtgtgtgtgtgtctgtgtgtgtgtgcatgCGTGCGCTTAaacatgtataaattttattataattgcgaaaggtTTAGATTGATTATCAATTTTTCagtttcatcataattataCGTGAGTAATGTTTCAGTTAGAACACGCTTTACTTTGGTCTTTGTCAGTCTGTAGAAGTCAAGTCTActgtttagtttattataaagatatgacGATTGATAATTGTATTGCATTTTCTTAAATTTGGTTTTACTAGTTGGGATAGGACAAACAGATTTACGCCTACGGTTTTGGGTTTGAGAGGGAACAAAAGGTAAATGATGATGAATTTtaagtatacaatttaatatatatatttgacgagTAGTCAGTAATTTGTACTGATTGTGTAAATCAAAAGTTGGAAAAAGGTACGGTTTgaaaaacattacttttatgAGAGACCTCTGCGctctttctaaaattattaaatgcgtTTTAGCCGCACCTCCCCATACAGGGATACAGTAGCTCAATATAGATTGGGCTAGTGCTTTGTAGGTGGTAATAAGAGTGGCCTCGCTCGCAACGTGTCTAAGTTTTTTGAAAACCCAAGTAATTTTTCTTATCTTGTCAACGACGCTCTCAATATGAGGTCTCCAGGTGAGATGCTGGTCAATAATTACACCaagatattttatcttatctgtTTTCGATATGTTATCACAAAAGCAAGTGTTTAAATCAGGATAATTACAGTTATGAACTTTTAGATTAAAGTGGGAGTCAGGTTGTGTAGTTTTGCGGATGGAAAAGGttacatatttagttttatttatatttaatgttaacagATTAGACCTTAACCAGCAAGAAATTCGATGAATTCCCGACTCAGCTATAGAATGTAACTCGTCCCAAGATTTAGCATTAAAGATGAGGGCTGTATCATCAGCATACGTGAAAATTTTGCAGTTTTCAACGTTATAATTACAGAGATCGTTTACATAAATTAGGAACAGGGTAGGTCCTAATACGCTTCCCTGTGGGACACCATAACTGACACTTGAGGGTTGGCTCACA
Above is a genomic segment from Vanessa tameamea isolate UH-Manoa-2023 chromosome 29, ilVanTame1 primary haplotype, whole genome shotgun sequence containing:
- the LOC113403899 gene encoding uncharacterized protein LOC113403899; amino-acid sequence: MALCHKGFSSVQWGKIPFCEKRVIFVGDEESCFICIYFFILIFYRLLWVIVTTVAVWGVVDISLGQWQRYNDNPTVVTLEKDFRTWRYNLPAVTACEKDRVNAEKLPTAIKSRWNVNPGQEKYEYYKKFVQMVANSNLYNLTGYEEFKDDPNLKVDLTELVVEVMPEHNHIKIGSSEPLLAKWKPVMTEVGACYTINSIAVLDVSVTKSDWNETRIPMSCKYSTQSCYWILECNNFIDYYIHSPYDVANIMLPPSSTYPSLNRFSELTTMETQAGPGVRELSPRTRHCLYTSEPTRESRRVYSTNICRQDCRGRLALKLCGCQPFYYFYDDGPACTPAGMWCLAKHFHRLATFDSVKCICNQQCLDSVFREVSKEEQIWDRGPFQSRGAMRLTVRPPRARYSRYIVFHLQDLIVSFGGAAGLFLGASFISFVEITYFILEGILRYRRDDTKVLEEDSTSRFPNHVEDTE